The sequence CCCATTTTTTCTTGAATTCAGCCACACAGGAGAGCACAGCAAATATAGAACATTTTGGTTTTCTAATATTCAACTGCAATACCAAACTATGGTTTGAAATTCACGCAGGATTATTTAAGCAAACTCACATAAAATATCAGTCTGAGGAAAAGGCAAAAAAATGATATTTGGTACCGTTATGTGAGCTATGAAATGTTATTATCCTGAACATGACGAGTGAATAATACAAACAACAAAAAAGTACACCTGGAGCAAAACTGGCTTCACTTTTTAAGATATGTGATGTACAAGTGCTATTAATGATGTTCACAATGGAATCTTGAattgaaacattaaaaaaaaggCTGACAATTTACTGCATCACAGAAGGTAAGAGATTCAGTTTGGGATTGGCCAGTATATGGGTTTTCATCAAAACCTAAACAATGCCACCTAAGTTCTCACAACAAAAATGAAATAATGGAATTTCTCTCTTCAACGGCAGGGTAGgcttagcctagtggttagagtgttggactagtaaccgaaaggttgcaagttcgaatccccgagttgacaaggtacaaatctgtcgttctgcccctgaacatgacagttaacccactgttcctaggccgtcattgaaaataagaatttgttcttaactgacttgcctagttaaataaaggagaaaaaaaaaaaacggaaaaaaaACTGGGATAGATTTGAGCCCAACATTCACTGTTCATACATTGGTCCATAATGTGAAGGATACAGTTCAGCAATTGACTCTGAAAAGTTCACTGTTGAGTTACTTCTGACATGCTGTGTTCTGGAGCTAGCAGTTTTCCTACTGCCAAATTCTTCTGGGGAAGGGGGAATTCTCTTCTGCCTCCTATATGCTGATCTAGTGAGCGGGCAAGGTATGGACTTAAATCAGCTCCACGTAATTGGCTGGGAACATTCCAAAATGACCGTCTGGGCCATAGCCCCGCCACCAGCCCTCGTCAATCATCTCGATGCCATTGAGGATGTCATCAGGATCGAAGGAAATCTCTGTCTCATCAGCTGTGGAATGAAAAGAGCAATACCTCAGATCACCATGTCCATTCGGATATCTGTTGCTGTATTATTGTGTCTATTCCGTCGCCAATGTTTCCCTGATATCGTGAACGCCACTTAAAAAAACCAAAAGTATGTAGAAAGGATAATCgacctatatattttttataagataatatttgagaactaacaatcaccaaaataaaaacgAGATAATCAGAAATCCCCAAAATGTCATGGCATGTGactcccattgattttgttatgttTGAATCACCCAGATAGCATAAAAACAAGGCATAAGACATTGCaaagtgtagaattgcaggaaattagattTGAAACTGCAGTTTCTCAgcttcatggcaaaatgtgtagaattgcaggaaattagctttaaaacagaaaCATTTGGTCTATGCTGCCAAGAGGAGTGCCCCTAAAATCATGCCACCCCCCCAAAATTGCTACAGTTGCTGAAAAAAATACTAGAGTAACCACTGCTCACTGACTGCCAGTTTCCATCTAGCAGTTTCACCCACATTCTCCATAGGGGAAAAACATCACGGTTACACATTGTTCACACAGAGAACCAGTTTAGTGGGCCGAATGTCTACTGTAAATTGTCAGTAGGCTGTGACTGTAACAATGCTTACCAGCTTGGTAGTCGTATAGAGCCCTGGCACAGACGCCTCGGTCGGTCTTCTTTGCAGCCACCTCATTCGTGTTCTCTTCCACCTGAGCGAACAACAAGGGGTGCTATACCTCTGAGAATGCTCTTCACGTTTAAGTCCAAGCGCAAATATTTACCAAAGTCCTCTTGGCTTGAATGGTATTTCAATAATGATTGTTATAAGGAATTTTCTGATAAAAAAGTATACTATTGCTGTTTACAAATAATGAATCTCACTGCTCATGTGCTGACAAATATTTACCTGTGGGGGCTCTTCATAGAGGTTGTTTTGGGCTGGCTCTGTGGCATGGTTGTGCTCAGTGGGAGCTGCTGTTGCCTTTACTGAAACagaaaaaagtacattctttttcGGATAAAAACAATACCTCTCTACCAACaggtggcagcagcagcaccagggaCCCAGAGTACAAAGTAATTATGAAATGTGTCCAGAGAAAGGGTCATGATGAAACAGATGAGATGAATCGGACTGTTGTGTGTTCAGACTGAGGTGTGTGGGGAGCAGGGCCCACCTTCATCTTGCCACTGATCCTCAGGGGTTGCATTCTGCTCATCCAAGCACTCAGACTGGGATGGCTCACCCACACTGGGAGTGGATTCATCCACAACGGGCTCATCCACACTGGGTTCTTATGACACAATGTACACAAATGATATACGAGCACAGATACACACAGTGTACAAACATACTAAAGCATGCACTCAAATATTCAGACACTGAATAATTACAAAACCATCTGTCAAGTCTCATGGAAAACAACAAGCCACTGGATGAGATTGATGTACAGTGATCTAATGATGGACATGGCCTATGAGCCATGAGGGTGATGTTAAATTGAAATAACAAGAGATGAAAGGGAGTAGCATCAGGTCAATCATTTAGATTGATGGATTTAAAGCGAGTAGCATCAGGTAGATATTTGACCAAAACACAAACATAGCAATTGAATGTCACTCAGTCACCTACGTGTgaagtatttgtgtgtgtgtttggaaagGGTCAGTTTGTGTCAGCAGTATGAGTGAGCTCAGACCTGCAGCAGGGACAGGAGAGGCAGAGCCTGCTGGCAGAGGGGAGGCTTGGCGCAGGGGCAAGCGGGACGGCTCGGGCTCGCATGGTTGCTTAGAGAGAAAAGGGCTGTTCAAACGccctgagaaacacacaccagagcagacagacaggttggccGGGAAGGTTACCCAGCAGAGCAGAGACAACACAAAGCAGATGTGGACTAGAGACAAGACTTGATACGAGACAATGAGTTAAAGTTGATGAAGGCAGAGTAATGCGACAAGATTCTCATTCTGCATGTTTCAACGTGGCCCAGACAATCCCCTGATCTCGCTGCAAGACCACATCCCCACTTGACAGAGCTAGAAAGCCCAGCAAGGAAACACTCATGGAAAAAACAATTTTAAGAACTACACTATGTATATAAACAGCAAACAGTTGTATTGAATTGGTGGCTTACCTGGCTGGGGGCTGGCAGGGGTGTGGGCAGCAGCAGGGGTGTCAGTGTCTGCAGTGCTGGGGGCCAtgcccttctctctctgcttGAACATCTCTCTGGGGTTCATAGAGCGCTGAGAGATCAGGGAGGCCGCCTCCTGAAACACACCATGTGGTCAGACAGACACACTGGGTATTGTATAGCCATAGCAACGTTccagatgttccctttaataaagaACACAATACCATCTACTGTATGCATAAAGGTGTTCTGAATGATGTTCAAAGGTGAGAAGTCATGACCACAGTAGATGGTAGTGGAGCAGAAAGAATGTACATACAGGAAAATGAAGGTATGTGAAGCTATGGCGAGTTTAGATTCATGCAAGGAACAGTTTTGGTTGTGTCAATGGAAAGGGAAGCAGGAAACAGAGGGTTCTGAGTCACAGGGTATAGGGAACCTTTAAACAATTATTAAACCTACAGGGGGCCACAGTTAACTCACATTGGCTTTCTCCACAGATTCACCACGCTTCATCCCTTTCTTCTGAGCTGCCTGGAAgtccttctcctgctcctcctgatgatgatggatgatgatgatgcaCCATACATAATTCAACACTACCCACGAGGCAACACCTACCgtttctgttttgtttgttctTGTGTTATACTTACGTCCTAAATGTGTGCCTTCACATTTAAAACAGATAATTTAAGTGAggtgcagacctgggttcaaatatctcaattactttAATATACATTTCAAAGAAAGTGTTCAGATATTTTTGGGGGAAAAAGTAATAGTTGAATATTGGAatggaaatacacttggaaagtattgACGTATTTTAAAATATACTGACtcaaatacctgggttaaatgcatgggagtgtatttaaatagtatttgaaaatacatttaaatagtaggctatttataggaaattatttgaaaatacttcCAATAGAAGTAATTGAGTCAGGCTACATTATTTGAAaatatgtaggcctatttacataacaaatacacatgtatttgaacccagttcTGGCAGGGTGCATGTTGCATAAACGGATCTGCTGCCCCCTACATGAGGATGAAACACCAGTTAAACATAGcggatttgatttgaattctcCTCAGTCAGCCGGCCTGTCCTGCTGTGAGTCAGTACACAACTCACCCATTGTTGTTTTTCATTGTCTCTGCTCTCAGCTTCCTGCTGCTGCTGGTACTTCCTGTTAAACAAATGGGAAAAGCAGACTTAATGGAAACCTGGCTGTCTTAATAAGGTCAACTCGATAAGTTAAACACCTCCAGCTAAGTTTACTAACCACCATTTTACTCACTTCTGCTGGTCAATCATAGAggccctctccttgtctctcttctctctgagagTTGCCTCCTTGGCCTCTCGATCCTTCCGATCTTTCTCCAGCTTCTGGCGCTCTTCGTCTGCCTTGCTGCGCTCCTCCCGCTGCCGCTTCTCCTCATCTTTCTGAGACACACAGAACACGAGACCAGGTTAGGGTATTCACTGTCATAAAGGACTATTTAATCAGAACAAGCTGAGCAACACAAGCAAATCTAACCAGTATTTACATTTAAATGTACCTTTttgtcattcagcagacgctctaatccagagcgacttacaattagtTCCTTCATCTTAAGATAACTAGGTGAGACAACATCACAATCGTATCAACTACATTTTCCCTCAtgagcaaagtcagtgctagtaggaaaagcACGTGAgagttatttaagatactcttcagAGGTAGGTTTTCAAacgttttcagaagatgggcagggactctgctgtcctgactTTAAggggaagcttgttccaccattgggatgCCAGGACAGAGAAAGGTGTTGACTGGCTGAGTGGGAGCTGCCCtcctgtaggggtgggagggccaagagaccagaggtggcgtGCTCGGTTTGGGATATagtgtttgagcatagcctgaaggtaaggaggGGCTTCACACTGCTGCTCTGTAGGCAAGTACCAGGGTCTGGAAGATGATGCAAGCTTCGACTGGACGCCAGTGGCATGTGCGGAGGAGCGTGGCGACATGGAGAACTTAAGAAggttgatggcacaagcggggagcccagccaacagcgagttagTTGCAGTATTCTACATGGgatatgacaagtgcctggattaggacctgcgccattcctgtgtgaggtagggtcatactctacggatgttgtagagcattaaCGTGCTGGAgccacgccaaggttctttgcactctgggagggggacaccgtgGAGTCCCTGTAGTGGCAGTAAGGTGTTGGGGCTGACTCACCTCTGCCTGCGCCCAGAAGTTGTCTTTATTGGTCCGTTTGATTTCAGACATGGCGTTGGTCTTCTGATACACAGAGCCCTGTCACAAAATACAAGCATTAGTTaaacacaacaaaaaacaaataGGCACTCCTAGACACCAACCCCCCACCTAGATCCAGTACTGACACAGCATGTTGGTTTATTATGCCGAGTTAACAGGCTTTAAACAGCCTGTCCTGGCCTGGCCTCTCTGGCTCCAGCCCTGGCCAACAATCATGAGCTCAACTAAGCCCCTGGATTCTACTGCACATGAGTCATTGTAAACAACCAGCTCTGCACGTCACAACATCCAACATGTTGGAAACAAACCCACAATGAGAATCTCTCATCCGCAGCCTTGTGCAATGAATCTTACCAAAAATGTCCACAGGCAGACAAGTTATTAACCGAAACAAAATTAGCTATGAGAGTATATCTGACCAGAAAGCAACTTGCCTAACAGTGCAACCTGCCTGTACAAAACATATCTACAGACACTTaacatctgatgaaaccaactcaATGCATAACTAAAATGTTCTGATTTTAATTTCCAAAAGGATAAGATGATGTATTTCGTACGTACCACAGGTCCCTGGGGACCAGCGTCTCGGAACTTGTTGGACTCTTTGTGGAAGCTGTAGTTGGCCCCTGAGGCCTTGGCCA comes from Salmo salar chromosome ssa20, Ssal_v3.1, whole genome shotgun sequence and encodes:
- the LOC106579831 gene encoding drebrin-like protein B isoform X4, with the protein product MAVNLSKNGISLTNAYKEVVDEKSNTNWALFTYEGNTNDIRLAEKGDGGLEELVEELSSGKIMYAFCRVEDPNSGLCKYVLINWTGEGVKDARKGLCANHVSSIANFLKGAHVTINARAEEDVEPEAIMQKVAKASGANYSFHKESNKFRDAGPQGPVGSVYQKTNAMSEIKRTNKDNFWAQAEKDEEKRQREERSKADEERQKLEKDRKDREAKEATLREKRDKERASMIDQQKKYQQQQEAESRDNEKQQWEEQEKDFQAAQKKGMKRGESVEKANEAASLISQRSMNPREMFKQREKGMAPSTADTDTPAAAHTPASPQPGRLNSPFLSKQPCEPEPSRLPLRQASPLPAGSASPVPAAVKATAAPTEHNHATEPAQNNLYEEPPQVEENTNEVAAKKTDRGVCARALYDYQAADETEISFDPDDILNGIEMIDEGWWRGYGPDGHFGMFPANYVELI
- the LOC106579831 gene encoding drebrin-like protein B isoform X3, which encodes MAVNLSKNGISLTNAYKEVVDEKSNTNWALFTYEGNTNDIRLAEKGDGGLEELVEELSSGKIMYAFCRVEDPNSGLCKYVLINWTGEGVKDARKGLCANHVSSIANFLKGAHVTINARAEEDVEPEAIMQKVAKASGANYSFHKESNKFRDAGPQGPVGSVYQKTNAMSEIKRTNKDNFWAQAEKDEEKRQREERSKADEERQKLEKDRKDREAKEATLREKRDKERASMIDQQKKYQQQQEAESRDNEKQQWEEQEKDFQAAQKKGMKRGESVEKANEAASLISQRSMNPREMFKQREKGMAPSTADTDTPAAAHTPASPQPEPSVDEPVVDESTPSVGEPSQSECLDEQNATPEDQWQDEVKATAAPTEHNHATEPAQNNLYEEPPQVEENTNEVAAKKTDRGVCARALYDYQAADETEISFDPDDILNGIEMIDEGWWRGYGPDGHFGMFPANYVELI
- the LOC106579831 gene encoding drebrin-like protein isoform X1, which gives rise to MAVNLSKNGISLTNAYKEVVDEKSNTNWALFTYEGNTNDIRLAEKGDGGLEELVEELSSGKIMYAFCRVEDPNSGLCKYVLINWTGEGVKDARKGLCANHVSSIANFLKGAHVTINARAEEDVEPEAIMQKVAKASGANYSFHKESNKFRDAGPQGPVGSVYQKTNAMSEIKRTNKDNFWAQAEKDEEKRQREERSKADEERQKLEKDRKDREAKEATLREKRDKERASMIDQQKKYQQQQEAESRDNEKQQWEEQEKDFQAAQKKGMKRGESVEKANEAASLISQRSMNPREMFKQREKGMAPSTADTDTPAAAHTPASPQPGRLNSPFLSKQPCEPEPSRLPLRQASPLPAGSASPVPAAEPSVDEPVVDESTPSVGEPSQSECLDEQNATPEDQWQDEVKATAAPTEHNHATEPAQNNLYEEPPQVEENTNEVAAKKTDRGVCARALYDYQAADETEISFDPDDILNGIEMIDEGWWRGYGPDGHFGMFPANYVELI
- the LOC106579831 gene encoding drebrin-like protein isoform X2, which gives rise to MKMNCVATKQYDDYCHVSSRALFTYEGNTNDIRLAEKGDGGLEELVEELSSGKIMYAFCRVEDPNSGLCKYVLINWTGEGVKDARKGLCANHVSSIANFLKGAHVTINARAEEDVEPEAIMQKVAKASGANYSFHKESNKFRDAGPQGPVGSVYQKTNAMSEIKRTNKDNFWAQAEKDEEKRQREERSKADEERQKLEKDRKDREAKEATLREKRDKERASMIDQQKKYQQQQEAESRDNEKQQWEEQEKDFQAAQKKGMKRGESVEKANEAASLISQRSMNPREMFKQREKGMAPSTADTDTPAAAHTPASPQPGRLNSPFLSKQPCEPEPSRLPLRQASPLPAGSASPVPAAEPSVDEPVVDESTPSVGEPSQSECLDEQNATPEDQWQDEVKATAAPTEHNHATEPAQNNLYEEPPQVEENTNEVAAKKTDRGVCARALYDYQAADETEISFDPDDILNGIEMIDEGWWRGYGPDGHFGMFPANYVELI